TCTGGGGTGGGCAACCCATAAGTTTCCAGTTCACCGGATGCCAGCGGCTGCAGTTCTCGAAAGTGGGTTAGACTGGTTTGTGGGTGCCCACCGGAGTAGCCCTCATTTCTCAAAATGGAGCTGGCCTCTGCTCTCTTCATTTTTTTGGCCTGCTTCTTTCTGCGCGGGCGGTACTTGTAGTTGGGGTGGTCCTGGAGGTGCTGGACACGCAGCCGCTCCGCTTCCTCCACGAAGGGGCGCTTTTCTGTGACACTAAGATTCTTCCAGGACTGACCTGTTAGAAAGACAACACAACATCACATACAGCCTCTaaacaaaaaatacctaaaaatatgcACAGATGATGGCATGGGTGTGACCAGCACATGGGTGttgtacatttattaatgaaCTCGCTAATGCAAAGCAACTAAGCTTTAGTACAAACACCCAAAAAATTCCAGTTCCAATTTTTCAGTAACAGTTTGCTGTCAGAATCACATTAACATAATGTCAAACCTTTTTTAACAAGTTATCAACCTAAAATTGAATGTTTAAAGTTTTCCTAAATTGCAGTAACCTATACCAACCCACGAGCAATCATCTTTTACTGACCTCACTACACCTGTAACATCAAATACCTTGCAGCGGGTGACAAAACTTACAACGTTGTCCTTTGCATCACCTCTCATTCTTTACATTGTTAAAAGAATTccatattactttttataatataagtTTTATTTACCCTGCTGCTTAACAGTGatgatgtaaacattttgttattgGAGACCATTTGTTTATTTGAATTAAAGGGATTCTCTGCCCATACCATATAATTATGTTTTAGATGGCTGATGAAGAGTTAAATAATCTGCTTCATCTTAAATCTCTCACAGATTCCAATGATGAGACCTCTAGTACTGAGATTTTAATTTAAACACCCCTTAGAGGTCTAGGGATCCAATGATTCTGCTTATACTAAAACATAATCTTGTAAGGTATGATctttaactaaataaatatatcattgctAGAAAAAAATTTTGACACGTGCTATATAAAAGTTCCCCTATATATCCTGAAccttacaatataatattttagtgcTAGATTTGCATTTTGGTTGGCTTCtcatatatttgtttattccaTTCTAGTTCCCAGTTTTTGCACTTCTAgcttctttttctgctttctctaccatataaaataaatatagaatcaAGCAGGGATGGAGGGATCTCTTTATAATGGGTGCAACAGGTGCACAGACTGGGGAACTCTTACTAAAAGTCCCAAAGAGAGATAGAAAAAGGGATCATCTGGTGTTTAACTCTTCAGCATtaagaaaacactgaaatatatttttttggtagtTGCTTTATAGTTGCTGCACAGAAAATAAAGTAGGAATATTTGAGGAGCCATACATACTACAACATGTGATGTTGCTCTCTATGTCacattttgatttaaatacaatcacacaaaaaacaaatgcattcctgtttaatttttcattgaatCCCTTTAATTTTTacactgaataatatttttattaaatgaagccTCCTCCACTGCAAAGACACAACTCATAAATGGCAATCTATCGATCCAAAGGCGGTTGACCTGCACCATAAGGTACGTCAGACTGCCAGTCATCTCACCTAGCATCTTGCTGAGTACGGCATTGTGCAGGTCTGGGTTCTGCTGCGCCAATCTTTTTCGCTCATCTTTGGCCCAGACCATGAATGCGTTCATGGGGCGCCGAATCCGCGGTTCACCTGGCTTGTCTTCCAAGTGGCTGTATCCATAGCCGGACGAGGGGCTCGGCGCTGGGCTGTCCGGAACTGGTGGGGAGCTGGGGGCGGGACCGGGTTCAGGGGCTGCGGGCGGAGGGGGTACCCATGAACTGGCACCTCGTTGGCCCAGAGTAGTCTCCTCTGTGCAGTAACTTGGCTCAGATCTATGCATTCCAGCTAGGCACCTCTTGTAGGCAAAAGTGGGCACACAGAATGTGTAAATCCAAGGGCAATGATCTGTGGACTCCTCTTGAAAGAGTTGCTGCaaactctatctatctatctatctatctatctatctatctatctatctatctatctatctgtgcaATCTTTGCCCTGCCTCTGTTGCCTGGAATCACAGTCTCCTCTGTCATTCAGAATCCAGCTGTTTGGGTAGCTTGGAATAATAGGGACCAAATATAGAAACTTGTCACCAATCAGCTGCAGGTTAGGAGGAGCCAAACCCAGGAGGGGGTAGAGGAGGCTGTACCGGTGAAATACACTAGAGAGCTGCTAGGTTTTGTATGCTGGGATGAACTAGTTAACCCCTTCTAGCAGGCATGTCTAACTGGTGGTCTTTTTGTCCTGCATGCAAAATCCAAGATATAGCAACATGCCTAAGTAATATGTTCCACAAAGACACTTGTAGTTTATATTGAGAAAGTCCAAAAAAGAGTGACAAGGTAAGGGGAATATTTGGAGAGGGAAGAACATTGTCTACCTATAACCAGTACCTGCACATGGCAGGATCAATGGATATTATTGTACTGAAAGCTGATATTTCGAattctaaaaaatacttttaaacttCTTAAAacttgtttgacatttttttaaatcatacctggtgatcctgttaTGAAGCTCTTGTTTCGGGACTCTATTTCCTAATTACAGATCCATTATGGCAGCAGCTTTGGCCCTTACACAGGGTTGCAATAGGCACAGCAAACCCTTTCCTATGTGCCTTGTCTATACTTTCATGGTCCAACCCGACAACTGTCTACATGTGCTTCTCTCGTGAAGTAGCAGGTAGGTGCATGATAACCATTTGCACTGTTTTTGGTGTACTGCAGGAGCATGAAGGTTGTAGCTGGGCTCCTTGGACATCCACTGCACCCTAGGCCCAGGGTTACCTTGTGGATGATCTTGCTGTGCTCCCCTGACAATATCACACAGAATTCTACAAATAGTCCTTCCATCGCCCATTACTCAGGCTTTGTCAGCATCTggaaacccaccctgagaaaaGCAGTGCAGCCATGGCTGGAGTGCCTGTAGAGAGGAAATGGTAACAAAAGACTGGAGAAGTGCAGCAGCACTAAGctgcaacaaaatatataaaggatGAAAATAAGTATtccaacaaatatgtaaattgtttGCACTTTGGCAAAATAATTTAATCTGATTAGACTTTACTTATGCTTTAAATTACTTTTCCTCACTTGACCCCTTAGAGCCATATCAGATGGGTGAGCCTTTGCTTGGGCCAACTTGCCAGCTACAGAATGGCTAACAGACCACTTATGTTTTCCTATGCTGTTGCGTCCCTATTAGAGGGGCCAGTAAGACCATTGGGGCCAGTGGTACTGAATGCTGCTGGCGATGTGTCAGGTGCCAGTCTGATAGCACCCTTGGGCTGCAAGGTAGTAGGGAGTCATAAGATTTCACTGTATACAGACCGTGCGCTTCCTGACACTGTATAATCTATATGATATGTACAGACTGGTGATTAGGATGTGTTTCCCTGTGTGACCGTCTGCATGTGCATTCATATCTGGCTGACACTGATTCACCCCAGGGATAGAGGTAACTCAACTGAAAAAGCCCATTACAACGCCTGGTTTTCTTCTATTTGTGCATTGATGGACGCAGTTTAGGTGTTCAGTAAATTATTTCCcagatttattatttactttttgtagGGGGGCAGTGGAGTGAATAGCAGGCACCTCCAAGTTCTTGCTTATCACAGGACAACAGTGAAAactcaatgcatttttttctaagccATCCAATCACTATTTACCAATGGCCGGTAGGTGTAGACAACTGATCATATTCCAAACTAATAATGAATTTATATTCAGTCACTTATTTATGCTTGTGGGTTTCTCATGATATCATCACTCATTCCTTAATTCCTTCCAAAATATTAAAGGGGAACCCGACCTCCTAAGTATTTGTCTGCAATAATATAGCTtgcatttaaatagtgccaaTCTCATTTTAGCCAGTAGAGGGAGCAACAAAGTCAACCTACCTGAATCCACCAATCATATTCTACCAAGGGTTAATTTTActgatcaaatgtttttttgttgttcataAGGCTTGCTGAGTTTTTTAGTTCCTTAATGGCTTTCGGCTTATAATTTATAACCACCTCACAgtattttttgttagaaaaggTCAGATGTATTTAACGTCAGTGCGATAGACCAGAAACACAGAGTCTATGCTTTCCGAATAGAAGTGGATTTAGAAAGGGCTGATTGCCTGCATTTTACTTGGAAAATCATCAAATATTTTCTCAATTGAATTGCCATAATCGCTTGGTGTTTTCTCTACACTGGGTTGCCACACACTGGATGAAATTTGAAATCATGCCTATGGGCGAGAGAGAGACTGTGACAAATTTGTATAATAATGGataagaagaggaggaggtttgTGGGTTAAGAAGAGAGGGAGAGTTCAGAGTGCTATGACTATAGAAGGTGGGACAGATCACACATGATCTgaaaagtgttgtcaccttctTAATATTGTGCAGTGACAGAGCACAtggacaatattttataaatcttttcaacggaaaaatgtttcaaatgtttatttagctgtttggctacatgattgttaaaataaatatgcatatctTTTCTTTCTGCAGAAATCCGGGTTGCTAAATATTTACCAATTAACACAAAGTGCATTGACAACGTGCAAAGGAAAGTAACGCAataacagccaatcaggatgAAGAGTGTTAATGCTATTTGCCCTGGTATGTTTGCATTTTCCCTATCACCCCATAAGAATGGAGCAGAGTGAGAGGGTGGCAGATCCTGTACACTTAACGTGAGAAGGGGTGAGTCACAGATCTGGGGGGTAAGTAATAGGGAGGGGTGGGGAATTATAAAATATGAACCTCTCAATCTGGaaacaattttgggggaaagaaagagattcataagaaaccaaaaacaaaaaatgctttgcaaTTCAACACAAATATGTAAAAGGAAGAACAGCGATGCAAAGATTGCCGATCAAAGTGCAGTTACCCCATACGGTTCGGTTCCCCTAGGCATAGCAGTGACCCTAGTGACCTCTTTCCCTTTATATAATATAGTCAGGTTAATCATGAATTCCACTTGACTTCTCTGGGTTGTCATATGTTCCATTTATGCATTAGATTTGATGGCAGTTTAATTTTTCAAGAGTAGGGATAGCTAAAACCTCTCACTTATTTTATTACTTCAATTGCTGTCTGGTGAAATTAGGACACTACAGTGATGGGAAATGCCCCTAACAATACCTGACAGGGGGtctaatcctttaaaaaaaaaaaaaaaagttttggctagtcATAAACTTTAATATCACCCAGGACTTTCAAGGACAAATCCTCATGAAGCGGGACTCACCCTGGCAGTTGCGCTCAGTTGGCAGCCAAGCTACAACGTCCATGTGTCGTGGGATATAAATACGACTTTGGCCTCCTTTGAGCACACAATAGTAACAGTTGCATAGAGAATGGACGGATCTGAATTCCCCTCCTCCCTTATTGTGGCTACAAATAGCTGTTAGTATTGGTGTCATATGTACATGTGGCCGGAGTGTAGTGTATACCTGATGTAAGTGTCTCTTATCTTACACATACCTCTCTCCAGCCTTCCTTCCATACCATCCCGCTTTTGTGTCTAGAATTCGCCTCTATAAAAAGATCCCATAAGTGCCTGTCCATCTCCTTACTGACCCCCTATTGTGAGCCGCTGGCTATTGTGTCTGTATAACAATCTGTGTTTTATAGTCCACTGTATCCACAGCTCCTGCAAGACCTGACACCATTGTTGGCAAATCTAACCATTTGTGGTCATTTCAAGCTCTATGTAGTCTTCTACAGATTAGACAAAGATTTATACCATGAGGGTCaaactcaaaaatatttttgtgcaacTTTTTGCAACCCAGTGAACCACAAGCTAGTGGGAGCATTACAGTGCATGGTGTTATGCTGCAATGCAGAAATGTAAATTATGTCATTTGGTACACTGAAATATCTTTGATTCTTAATAGAATCCCAATGTACCTGCATAGCCCTGCAGTACATCCTAACTCACTACCATGCATTGTAATGCAgtgtattgtaaacattttaggaagtacctattttttttttttgcaaaggtgaGATTGGACCTTAAAGTAGATTTGATCCCAATCATAAAAAATCTCATTTAGACTCCAAAAAGATAACGttttttcaagtaattttttttaaatctggagtGTTCATCAAAGTAAAAGCTTGTAATTCCCCCCATAAAAGTCTTTATTCAATTTCTATTATAGGATGAcaacattattttactgtttcCCCATTGTGCATTGGCAGCTAATTCTTTTACCCCAATGCACTGCATAACACACACCAATGTGACCCACCAGTACAGACAGGTGTCAGTTGGGCCCTTAAGATGTTCTCTGTAcctactttatatttatataacaggcTGCTAAGTATGTGggattaaaaatgtacaaaggaCAATAATGGCCAATCAGGCTGCAGAATGTTGGAGTTATGGCCATGTGCCTTAGTAGGTTTGCAATTTCTGTATCACCCCATAACAGGGAAGTAGAGTGAAAGGGTAACAGATTCTGTACACTTAATGTGAGAAGGGGTGAGTCACAGAACTGGGGGGAAGTGAGGGAGGGGTGGGGAATTATAAAATATGAACCTCACAATCTGGAAtcaatttttgggaaaaaaaaaaacattcataagaAACCAAAAACAAGAAAGCAATTTGCAATTCAAcacaaatatgcaaaacaaaaccaGTGATGCAAAGGTGACTGCAAAGCGTCTGTGTAacaatctttgttttatattCCACAGTGTCCATAGCTCCTGAAAAACTCACCAATGATGGACATCGCTGTTAGATTTGACTATTTTGAGCCGGTTTATGCAGCAATCTCCATGCAGTCTTTTGCAGAATGGATACAACTACCTAACATGAGGGTAATCCTTAACAAtccagcaagtggtatcatatcAGACCTTTATAAGTATTATACACAATTGctttagaaagtattcagaccccttcaCTTATTTCAcgtttgttatgttgcagcctgatgctgcatttatttaaattctttttttctcattattctgcactcagtaccccatagtgacaaagtgaaaacagaatttattaaaacagaatgtattaaaaagaaaaatctgaaatctcacatttccataagtattcagaccctttacctAATAGTttaagcacctttggcagcaattacagccttgagTTTTTTGGGTGATCATGCACCAAGCTTTGCTctcctggattgggggattttctgccattcttctttgcaaatcttCTCCctctcagtcaggttggatggggaccgtCAGtagacagccattttcaggtctctccagagaaGCTTGATAGGGTCCAAATCaaggctctggctgggccactctaggacatttacatagttgtccctaagccacttCTGTGTTGCCTTCCCTGTGTGTtatgggtcattgtcatgttgtaAGGTGAACCTTTGGCCCAATCTGAagtcctgagcactgtggaacaggttttcattgaggatatctctgtactttgctccatacAGATTTTCCTTTATCCTGATCAGcctcccagtc
This Pyxicephalus adspersus chromosome 6, UCB_Pads_2.0, whole genome shotgun sequence DNA region includes the following protein-coding sequences:
- the SOX18 gene encoding transcription factor SOX-18, producing MHRSEPSYCTEETTLGQRGASSWVPPPPAAPEPGPAPSSPPVPDSPAPSPSSGYGYSHLEDKPGEPRIRRPMNAFMVWAKDERKRLAQQNPDLHNAVLSKMLGQSWKNLSVTEKRPFVEEAERLRVQHLQDHPNYKYRPRRKKQAKKMKRAEASSILRNEGYSGGHPQTSLTHFRELQPLASGELETYGLPTPEMSPLDVLEQSEPVFFPPQMREDGEHMPFRSYQPGIDFGQEKVLRELSIPYSHPPNQMGNILRTPPSSAFFYTPQGGHQGCTTLGQLSPPPEAHQLDPMEHLNPSELWGDVDRNEFDQYLNMSRTQVAVPGYHLQMSKLASARTMACEESSLISALSDASSAMYYSPCITG